The following are from one region of the Rosistilla carotiformis genome:
- a CDS encoding DUF4160 domain-containing protein, whose protein sequence is MPRLSEFYGIAVYMYFADHNPPHFHAIYGSHEAAIAIESGEVLAGDLPRRALKLLVEWIAIHRDELLDDWRRATDGETLIPIAPLD, encoded by the coding sequence ATGCCACGCCTGTCTGAATTCTACGGCATTGCCGTGTACATGTACTTCGCGGATCACAATCCGCCGCACTTCCATGCGATCTACGGTTCGCATGAGGCGGCGATTGCAATTGAATCAGGAGAGGTGCTTGCTGGCGATTTGCCTCGCCGGGCACTTAAGCTTCTCGTAGAATGGATTGCAATCCACCGCGATGAACTGCTCGATGACTGGCGTCGAGCTACCGATGGCGAAACTCTGATTCCGATTGCACCACTGGATTGA
- a CDS encoding DUF1501 domain-containing protein yields MTNNNSDIQSSRRHFLASSAMRGGPLALACLMAQKASAEPKKPNLGTEGFDLKPKQPPLKPRATAMISMFMQGGPSQMDLLDPKPILNELHMQKFPGKIKYDNAAQASSKVFGSPWKFKKYGEHGTDVSELLPEFSTIVDDALVIRSMHTGVNNHGQSIYAMNGGRPLAGRPALGSWLTYALGTQSESLPAYIAMTDPKGLPVAGVLNWSNGWLPSLFQGTVIRPVKPRILNLQPPPHLDGEIQSNYLDLLQSLNRRHAEQRTGEHELQARIANFELAERMQFSADEATDLSRESKATHAMYGLDQEETREFGERCLIARRLVERGVRFVQLFTKNQYWDHHGGIVKALPASCKKIDKPAAALVKDLKQRGLLDSTVVHWGGEMGRLPVIQNEANIGRDHNTYGFTMWVAGGGFRSGMHGATDEFGHHAVEDQVNHFDYHATLLHLFGLEAENLTYEQNGREQSLIDGQPAKVIEKLLA; encoded by the coding sequence ATGACAAACAACAATTCCGACATCCAATCTTCGCGCCGACACTTCCTCGCCTCTTCGGCGATGCGGGGCGGGCCGCTGGCGTTGGCTTGCTTGATGGCTCAAAAAGCCAGTGCCGAACCGAAGAAGCCGAACTTGGGGACCGAAGGCTTTGACTTGAAGCCGAAGCAACCACCGCTGAAGCCGCGGGCGACCGCCATGATTTCGATGTTCATGCAAGGCGGCCCCAGCCAGATGGACCTGTTGGATCCGAAGCCGATATTAAACGAACTGCATATGCAGAAGTTTCCCGGCAAGATCAAATACGACAACGCGGCCCAAGCGAGTTCGAAGGTTTTCGGATCGCCTTGGAAATTCAAGAAGTACGGCGAACATGGGACCGACGTTTCCGAACTGCTTCCCGAATTCTCGACGATCGTCGATGATGCGTTGGTGATTCGATCGATGCACACCGGCGTGAACAACCACGGCCAATCGATCTACGCGATGAACGGCGGTCGCCCGTTGGCGGGACGTCCGGCGCTGGGCAGCTGGCTGACGTATGCGTTGGGAACCCAAAGCGAAAGCTTGCCCGCCTACATCGCGATGACCGACCCCAAGGGATTGCCGGTCGCAGGCGTCTTGAATTGGTCCAACGGTTGGTTGCCGTCGCTGTTTCAAGGAACCGTCATCCGGCCGGTGAAGCCGCGGATTTTGAACCTGCAGCCGCCGCCCCATCTCGACGGCGAGATTCAATCCAATTACCTCGACCTGCTGCAATCGTTGAACCGACGCCATGCGGAACAGCGGACGGGCGAACACGAATTGCAGGCGCGGATCGCCAATTTTGAACTCGCCGAACGGATGCAGTTTTCGGCGGACGAAGCGACCGACTTGAGCCGCGAATCGAAGGCAACCCACGCGATGTATGGGCTGGATCAAGAGGAGACGCGAGAGTTTGGCGAACGCTGTCTGATCGCGCGACGACTCGTCGAACGGGGCGTGCGGTTCGTGCAACTGTTCACCAAAAACCAATACTGGGACCACCATGGCGGCATCGTCAAAGCGTTGCCAGCATCGTGCAAGAAGATCGACAAACCGGCCGCTGCGCTCGTCAAAGACCTCAAGCAACGAGGATTACTCGACAGCACCGTCGTCCACTGGGGCGGCGAGATGGGCCGGCTACCGGTGATCCAAAACGAAGCGAATATCGGCCGCGACCACAACACCTACGGGTTCACGATGTGGGTCGCCGGTGGCGGCTTCCGATCGGGCATGCATGGCGCGACCGACGAATTCGGCCACCACGCGGTGGAAGACCAAGTCAACCATTTCGACTACCACGCCACCCTGCTGCACCTGTTTGGACTCGAAGCCGAAAATCTGACCTACGAACAGAACGGACGCGAGCAATCGTTGATCGACGGCCAACCGGCGAAGGTGATCGAGAAGCTGTTGGCTTGA
- a CDS encoding undecaprenyl-diphosphate phosphatase, with amino-acid sequence MWEMVLLAVVQGIAEFLPISSSGHLVIFGELLGITEESATVNIVLHAGTLASILVVYWRRILDMLTSDRRVIPLLVIGTIPAGITGVIIKTQFKHLLESPLIAGCMLLVTGALLLLLKYLPTRDATYQSLSWRKAFEIGIFQAFALMPGISRSGSTIVGGRMLGLGNEDAVTFSFLLAIPAILGATVLEMKDLAQSDLTMDRLAPLIVGAVVAFLVGIFALRWLIAWSRRGRLHLFAWWCIPMGIGTILWQLR; translated from the coding sequence ATGTGGGAAATGGTCTTATTAGCGGTTGTCCAAGGGATCGCCGAATTTTTGCCGATCAGTTCGTCGGGACATCTGGTGATCTTCGGCGAATTATTGGGAATTACTGAAGAATCCGCCACCGTGAACATCGTACTTCACGCCGGTACCCTTGCCTCGATTCTTGTCGTCTATTGGCGACGAATCCTTGATATGTTGACCAGCGACCGCCGAGTCATTCCTCTTCTGGTCATCGGCACGATCCCCGCTGGCATCACAGGGGTGATTATCAAGACGCAGTTCAAGCACTTGCTGGAAAGTCCGCTGATCGCAGGGTGCATGTTGCTGGTGACTGGCGCCCTGCTGCTGCTGTTGAAATATCTGCCAACGCGCGATGCAACCTATCAATCCCTGTCCTGGCGGAAGGCGTTTGAGATCGGCATCTTTCAGGCTTTCGCCTTGATGCCAGGGATCAGCCGAAGCGGGTCGACCATTGTCGGCGGTCGAATGTTAGGGCTGGGCAATGAAGACGCCGTCACGTTTTCGTTCCTCCTGGCGATCCCCGCAATTCTTGGCGCGACGGTGCTGGAGATGAAGGATCTCGCGCAATCCGATCTCACCATGGACCGACTGGCACCGCTCATCGTCGGCGCCGTGGTCGCATTCCTGGTGGGGATCTTCGCGCTGCGATGGTTGATCGCATGGAGCCGCCGTGGACGACTGCATCTCTTCGCTTGGTGGTGCATCCCGATGGGCATCGGAACGATCCTCTGGCAGCTGCGTTAA
- a CDS encoding 3-keto-disaccharide hydrolase yields the protein MIRALALSLIGFALPLAAEEFRPDQSQLPVEPPADAIVLFDGESEPKFRSTQGTAINWPIENGSLVSTVSQGEQAVRSNHLVSTLHFRDADLHVEFLIPEGGTGNSGIYIHGNYEVQIIDSHGKQELSQQDAGSVYGFSKPLANACGPRDQWQVYDIRYRAPRRDDQGKITQEGSITAWLNGQQVQHDLQLGEPRSSYHPYRYGATPYLKAIWERQLKTSTGPVFLQDHDNAVRFRNVWVRPLDDKAFIDTSGS from the coding sequence ATGATACGTGCCCTTGCCCTCAGCCTGATCGGATTCGCTCTGCCTCTGGCGGCCGAAGAGTTTCGCCCCGACCAATCGCAACTGCCGGTCGAACCGCCAGCCGATGCGATCGTTCTGTTTGATGGCGAATCGGAGCCGAAGTTTCGCAGCACGCAGGGAACAGCGATCAACTGGCCGATCGAAAACGGCAGCTTGGTTTCGACGGTCTCCCAAGGGGAGCAAGCTGTCCGCTCGAACCACTTGGTCTCGACGCTGCACTTCCGCGATGCCGACCTGCACGTGGAATTCCTGATTCCCGAAGGAGGAACCGGGAACAGCGGGATCTACATCCACGGCAACTACGAAGTTCAGATCATCGACTCCCACGGCAAACAGGAACTGAGCCAACAGGACGCCGGGTCGGTCTACGGATTTTCCAAGCCGCTTGCAAATGCTTGCGGCCCTCGCGACCAATGGCAGGTTTACGACATCCGCTACCGCGCCCCGCGACGGGACGACCAAGGGAAGATCACTCAAGAGGGCTCGATCACCGCGTGGCTGAACGGCCAACAGGTGCAACACGACTTGCAACTGGGCGAACCGCGATCGAGCTATCATCCCTATCGCTACGGCGCGACTCCCTATTTGAAAGCAATCTGGGAGCGTCAGCTAAAAACCTCGACCGGGCCCGTCTTCCTGCAAGACCACGACAACGCGGTCCGCTTCCGCAACGTCTGGGTTCGCCCGCTGGATGACAAAGCGTTTATCGACACCAGCGGATCGTGA
- a CDS encoding bile acid:sodium symporter family protein, whose translation MRHWMFPMLCGFSFIAYFWPSGGIDPFVASKAWLSWMIAATMFALGSLLPEDEVRRLRRQLPQVCLGTLTQCLVMPLAALAVVRFGGLEGGYRLGVILVGCVPGAMASNVLTLAAGGNVSYSVSLTTMATLASPITVPWLLVLMAGISESEARIEPLSMMLTLASTVLLPVIAGFSLARWSPRFKAIAERGGSILANLVILWIIAVVVGLNRDRLAMIPLSLLASLLVVNLVGYVGGYTAGALARMDEPMRRALTLEVGMQNAGLGTMLAVGSFGDQFPEAAIPTAAYTFGCVFTGTILVSLWRPRSAAAM comes from the coding sequence ATGCGACATTGGATGTTTCCGATGTTGTGTGGGTTCTCGTTCATCGCTTACTTTTGGCCTTCGGGCGGGATCGATCCATTTGTCGCTTCCAAGGCGTGGCTCTCTTGGATGATCGCGGCGACGATGTTCGCATTGGGCAGTCTGTTGCCCGAGGATGAGGTCCGTCGGCTGCGTCGGCAATTGCCACAGGTCTGTTTGGGAACCCTGACCCAGTGTCTGGTCATGCCGCTGGCGGCGCTAGCGGTCGTCCGGTTCGGCGGACTCGAAGGGGGCTACCGGTTGGGAGTGATCCTTGTCGGATGTGTTCCCGGCGCGATGGCATCCAACGTGTTGACCCTGGCCGCTGGCGGCAACGTCAGTTATTCGGTCAGCCTGACGACGATGGCCACGCTCGCTTCGCCGATCACCGTCCCTTGGTTGTTGGTCTTGATGGCGGGGATCAGCGAATCGGAAGCTCGCATCGAACCGCTGTCGATGATGCTCACGCTCGCTTCGACCGTCTTGTTGCCCGTGATCGCCGGGTTCTCGTTGGCGCGTTGGAGTCCGCGGTTCAAAGCGATCGCCGAACGGGGCGGTTCGATCTTGGCGAACCTTGTCATCCTCTGGATCATTGCCGTCGTGGTGGGACTCAACCGCGACCGCTTGGCCATGATCCCGCTAAGCCTGTTGGCGTCGCTGTTGGTCGTGAACCTCGTCGGCTACGTCGGTGGTTATACTGCGGGGGCTCTCGCGCGGATGGACGAACCGATGCGTCGAGCGTTGACGCTGGAGGTTGGGATGCAGAACGCGGGGCTTGGGACGATGCTGGCCGTCGGCAGTTTTGGCGACCAGTTTCCCGAAGCCGCCATCCCCACAGCCGCCTACACGTTTGGATGTGTCTTCACCGGCACGATCCTCGTCTCGCTGTGGCGACCACGTTCTGCAGCTGCCATGTAG
- a CDS encoding DUF368 domain-containing protein produces MIPRNPGSIAGDLINFARGFCMGAADSVPGVSGGTVALILGHYHRLVAAISHFDSRALAFARSGQWRRLVTHIDLRFLIALGMGVGIAILSLASLLHWLLENKLPGTLAVFMGLIIASIWIVARQIRSWSPAAWGAMVLGTSVGYVISSLSPLAGEPGYLYLFFSGVIAITAMILPGISGSFVLVLLGVYHHVIGLVKALPRGDLDLEGFIEMVVFATGCAIGLASFSRVLRWLLEHYQNVTFACLLGLMVGSLKRVWPLQQPTPETINEKFSHRVFEFVPVSEWSQPIVPLLLLGIGAATLVLVLEWLSVHLYRSQQTAVASNVED; encoded by the coding sequence ATGATTCCGCGTAACCCAGGATCGATTGCTGGTGATCTCATAAATTTTGCCAGGGGGTTCTGCATGGGAGCCGCAGACAGCGTGCCTGGAGTCAGCGGGGGGACGGTCGCGCTGATTCTAGGGCACTACCACCGACTTGTCGCGGCAATCAGCCATTTCGACAGCCGAGCGCTCGCGTTTGCGAGGTCGGGCCAATGGCGTCGGCTCGTGACGCATATCGACTTGCGATTTTTGATTGCCCTGGGGATGGGGGTGGGAATCGCGATACTTTCGCTCGCAAGTCTGCTGCATTGGCTTCTGGAAAATAAGTTGCCAGGAACCTTGGCCGTCTTTATGGGGCTGATCATTGCCAGTATCTGGATCGTGGCTCGTCAGATTCGCTCCTGGTCTCCAGCGGCTTGGGGAGCGATGGTGCTAGGAACCAGCGTGGGGTACGTCATCAGTTCGCTTTCGCCGTTGGCAGGGGAGCCAGGCTATCTCTATCTCTTCTTTTCAGGTGTGATTGCGATCACCGCGATGATTCTGCCCGGCATCAGTGGTTCCTTTGTGCTTGTCCTGCTAGGGGTTTATCACCATGTGATCGGGTTGGTTAAAGCGTTGCCACGCGGGGACCTCGATCTCGAAGGCTTCATCGAGATGGTTGTATTCGCCACGGGGTGTGCGATTGGGTTGGCCTCCTTCTCGAGGGTGTTACGGTGGCTGCTAGAGCATTATCAGAATGTAACCTTTGCCTGCCTGCTTGGGTTGATGGTTGGAAGTTTGAAAAGAGTCTGGCCACTTCAGCAGCCGACTCCCGAAACGATCAACGAAAAATTTTCTCATCGCGTCTTCGAATTTGTGCCGGTAAGTGAATGGTCGCAGCCAATTGTGCCGTTGTTATTGTTGGGCATTGGTGCTGCCACACTTGTACTGGTCCTGGAGTGGTTGTCTGTTCATCTGTATCGATCCCAGCAAACGGCTGTCGCTTCAAATGTAGAAGATTGA
- a CDS encoding DUF456 domain-containing protein, with product MEAWWQLIWPIGLVLLSVLAWGSNFVTLPGNWIAAALVIAYYLLAPEQQRISLGRTEVIAAVGFAVLGELLEFAAAALGAKKAGGSRRATMMAVVGSMIGAMAGALLGLPIPIFGTIVAALLFGALGATAGAVLGEWMSGKQWKETIPVGHAAFWGRLLGTVGKICAGIMILLVVIVGVCV from the coding sequence ATGGAAGCCTGGTGGCAATTGATTTGGCCGATTGGATTAGTTCTTTTGAGTGTGCTGGCCTGGGGCAGCAACTTCGTTACCTTGCCCGGAAACTGGATCGCCGCGGCGCTTGTGATCGCTTACTACCTGCTGGCTCCCGAACAGCAACGGATCTCGCTAGGCCGCACCGAAGTGATCGCGGCAGTCGGGTTTGCCGTTTTGGGTGAGTTGCTGGAATTTGCCGCCGCGGCACTGGGGGCAAAGAAAGCTGGCGGCAGCCGGCGGGCGACGATGATGGCCGTGGTCGGTTCGATGATCGGCGCGATGGCAGGTGCACTGCTAGGTTTGCCGATTCCAATCTTTGGAACAATCGTCGCTGCTCTATTGTTCGGCGCCCTCGGAGCAACCGCCGGCGCGGTGCTGGGGGAATGGATGAGCGGCAAGCAATGGAAGGAGACGATTCCCGTCGGTCACGCTGCGTTCTGGGGACGTCTGCTGGGAACGGTTGGGAAAATATGCGCCGGAATAATGATTCTGTTGGTCGTCATCGTTGGCGTTTGCGTTTGA
- the miaE gene encoding tRNA-(ms[2]io[6]A)-hydroxylase, producing MLRLKSNSSQRWLSQVESNLDEILIDHAHCERKAASTAMGLMNSYAERRELCDEMASIVIEELEHYRMVLDVLDSRGIRFRQLRPSSYGSQLNALIIRTEPQRAVDKLLVASLIEARSCERFDLLRKHAPDKVLADFYDSLFESEARHHATYVRLAEEFAPRAEVQRRLNELSEAEAKIIEVGSELARMHS from the coding sequence ATGTTGCGACTCAAATCGAATTCGTCTCAACGCTGGCTTTCGCAAGTCGAGAGCAATCTCGACGAGATTTTAATCGATCACGCCCACTGCGAACGCAAAGCGGCATCGACCGCGATGGGGTTGATGAATTCCTACGCCGAGCGACGCGAGTTGTGCGACGAAATGGCCAGCATCGTGATCGAGGAATTGGAGCACTATCGAATGGTGCTCGATGTGCTCGACAGCCGCGGGATCCGCTTTCGACAGTTGAGGCCTAGTTCGTATGGCAGCCAATTGAATGCTCTGATCATTCGCACCGAACCGCAGCGAGCCGTCGATAAATTGCTCGTTGCATCGTTGATCGAGGCTCGTAGTTGCGAACGGTTTGATCTGCTGCGAAAGCATGCTCCCGACAAGGTGCTGGCCGATTTTTACGATAGCTTGTTCGAGAGCGAGGCACGGCACCACGCCACCTACGTCCGATTGGCCGAAGAGTTTGCGCCGCGCGCCGAGGTCCAACGACGGCTCAACGAATTGTCCGAAGCCGAAGCGAAGATTATCGAAGTTGGCAGCGAGTTGGCTCGCATGCACAGCTGA
- a CDS encoding DUF2442 domain-containing protein: protein MADLLHVVGMNVPCPFHLELKFSDGDSRVVDLRPLLNGPAFLPLHDPDVFASATIDPVTKTVCWPCGVDLAPEALRSLSPADIQPAG from the coding sequence ATGGCTGATTTGCTGCATGTTGTCGGGATGAACGTGCCTTGTCCGTTTCATCTCGAACTTAAATTTTCCGATGGCGATTCGCGTGTGGTCGACTTGCGACCGCTGTTGAACGGCCCTGCCTTCCTGCCGCTTCACGATCCCGATGTGTTTGCATCCGCAACGATCGATCCGGTGACAAAAACAGTCTGTTGGCCATGTGGAGTCGATTTGGCTCCCGAAGCGCTGAGGTCCCTATCGCCAGCTGATATCCAGCCAGCCGGTTAG
- the lexA gene encoding transcriptional repressor LexA, translating to MAISTRLTTRQQTVYDMIRDKIVLRGYGPTVREIGEHFDIKSPNGVMCHLKALERKGLIRRSPNKSRAIELTNDADRSAKSMPMAGLVAAGDGTLAFEKAERKDLSDMFYSEDRFLLEVSGDSMVEAHITDGDMVIVQKQDHAQPGQMTVVQLPHGDVTLKYWYPEEGRVRLQPANREMDPIYVHEATVIGVIVGVVRSV from the coding sequence ATGGCTATTTCGACCCGCCTTACGACGCGACAACAAACGGTTTACGACATGATCCGCGACAAGATAGTGTTGCGAGGTTACGGTCCTACAGTGCGCGAGATTGGGGAACACTTCGACATCAAGTCGCCAAATGGTGTGATGTGTCATCTGAAGGCACTGGAACGAAAAGGCTTGATCCGTCGCAGCCCAAATAAATCAAGGGCTATCGAGCTGACAAATGACGCCGATCGCTCCGCCAAAAGCATGCCAATGGCGGGGTTGGTCGCAGCTGGGGATGGCACGCTTGCCTTCGAGAAGGCGGAGCGCAAAGATCTCAGCGACATGTTCTACAGTGAAGACCGCTTCTTGTTGGAGGTCTCTGGCGATTCCATGGTCGAAGCGCACATCACCGATGGAGACATGGTGATTGTGCAAAAGCAAGATCATGCACAACCTGGACAAATGACCGTTGTTCAGTTACCGCATGGGGATGTCACATTGAAGTATTGGTATCCCGAGGAAGGCAGGGTTCGCCTGCAACCTGCGAATCGCGAAATGGATCCGATCTACGTGCACGAAGCGACTGTAATCGGAGTGATCGTCGGCGTCGTCCGTTCGGTCTGA
- a CDS encoding HNH endonuclease, with the protein MSTSSVLDSSVLILNRFYMAIRVVSVRRGFTLLYRQCAEVITLEDEQYTSYDFTSWCELSQLTSLEKQPGEDYIKAVGFDLRVPRICRLTRFDRLPVQSVRFNRKNLFARDSHRCQYCGQDKPSNQLSVDHVVPRSHGGKTTWENVVCCCLRCNSRKGGRTPSQANMNLLTTPIKPKFNPVLTQPIVDPRYECWKTFLPAAG; encoded by the coding sequence ATGTCTACTTCGTCAGTTCTTGATTCAAGTGTGCTGATTCTAAATCGCTTTTATATGGCGATCCGAGTCGTCTCGGTGCGACGGGGCTTCACGTTGTTATATCGCCAGTGTGCTGAAGTCATTACGTTGGAAGATGAACAATATACCAGCTACGACTTCACTTCATGGTGTGAGTTGAGTCAATTGACTTCGCTCGAAAAGCAGCCTGGTGAAGACTACATCAAAGCGGTTGGTTTCGATCTTCGTGTTCCACGGATTTGTCGCTTGACGCGATTCGATCGCTTGCCGGTGCAGTCGGTGCGTTTTAACCGAAAAAACCTATTTGCTCGCGATAGTCACCGTTGCCAATACTGTGGCCAAGATAAACCGTCGAACCAGTTGAGTGTTGATCATGTGGTGCCACGCAGCCATGGTGGCAAGACGACTTGGGAGAATGTCGTTTGTTGTTGTCTGCGGTGTAATTCTCGCAAGGGTGGGCGGACGCCGTCGCAGGCGAATATGAACCTACTGACAACGCCGATCAAGCCCAAGTTCAATCCGGTGCTGACTCAGCCGATCGTCGATCCGCGGTACGAATGTTGGAAGACGTTTTTACCCGCGGCGGGTTAG
- a CDS encoding ATP-dependent Clp protease ATP-binding subunit: MYERFTDRARKVMQLANQEAQRFNHEYIGTEHILLGLVKEGSGVAANVLKNLEVDLRKIRLEVEKLVQSGPEMVTMGKLPQTPRAKKVIEYSMEEARNLNHNYVGTEHILLGLLREQEGVAAQVLMNLGLKLEDVREEVLNLLGHGLEGAEVGDRGGREGGGEGASSGKGSKSKTPALDSFGRDLTELAKKGELDPVIGREREIERSIQVLCRRTKNNPVLLGEAGVGKTAIVEGFAQRVIEGEVPEILAEKRIVVLDLAMMVAGTKYRGQFEERIKAVMNEVRRAKNTILFIDELHTLVGAGGAEGAIDAANVLKPALARGEIQCIGATTLDEYRKYIEKDSALARRFQEIIVEPTGKKETIEILKGLRERYEEHHRVQITDDAVVAAVEMSERYITARCLPDKAIDVIDEAGARVRLRTMTRPPDLKEIDEEVDALNKSKEDAVANQDFEKAASLRDQAEKLRKKKEQITVEWREKSQQTDGVVDEEVIAEVVSKMTGIPLTRLSTEDSLRLMKMEDELHKRVVSQDAAVSAIAKAVRRSRSGLKDPKRPTGCFVFAGPTGVGKTLLAKSLAEFMFGDSDALIHIDMSEYMEKHNVSRLIGAPPGYVGYEEGGQLTEKIRRRPYAVVLLDEIEKAHPDVFNMLLQVMEEGRLTDSFGRHVDFRNCILIMTTNAGADAIKNESAFGFQKPDDDASYDSMKSRVMDQIERVFRPEFLNRLDDTIIFRHLTEDDLKRVIDFEMSKVRERLQDRGFDLVLSDDSKEFLIKMGANLDYGARPLRRALEQRIEDPLSEELLQGAFEGSDTIVVDAVKDDEGKTLRLKFHGEKRREDIAPEEPVTAAAGSDAGKGEGSQE; encoded by the coding sequence ATGTACGAAAGATTTACTGACCGCGCCCGCAAAGTGATGCAACTGGCCAATCAAGAGGCCCAGCGATTCAATCACGAATACATCGGTACCGAACACATCCTGTTAGGCCTCGTGAAAGAGGGCAGCGGTGTTGCGGCCAATGTGCTGAAGAACCTGGAAGTCGACCTCCGCAAGATTCGCTTGGAGGTTGAAAAGCTGGTCCAAAGCGGCCCTGAAATGGTCACGATGGGCAAGCTGCCTCAGACGCCTCGCGCCAAGAAGGTGATCGAGTACTCGATGGAAGAGGCTCGCAACCTGAACCACAATTACGTCGGCACCGAGCACATCCTGCTGGGCCTGCTGCGTGAGCAAGAAGGCGTCGCCGCTCAGGTCCTGATGAACCTGGGACTGAAGCTGGAAGATGTTCGCGAAGAAGTCCTGAACCTGCTGGGTCACGGACTCGAAGGCGCCGAAGTCGGCGACCGCGGCGGACGCGAAGGTGGCGGCGAAGGTGCTTCGTCGGGTAAGGGAAGCAAATCGAAGACTCCCGCTCTGGACAGCTTCGGCCGCGACCTGACCGAATTGGCGAAGAAGGGCGAACTGGATCCTGTCATCGGCCGCGAACGCGAGATCGAACGCTCGATCCAAGTCCTGTGTCGCCGTACCAAAAACAACCCCGTCCTGTTGGGCGAAGCGGGCGTTGGCAAGACCGCCATCGTCGAAGGCTTTGCACAGCGCGTGATCGAAGGCGAAGTCCCCGAGATCTTGGCTGAAAAGCGGATCGTCGTGCTGGACCTCGCGATGATGGTCGCGGGAACGAAATACCGCGGTCAGTTCGAAGAACGCATCAAAGCGGTCATGAACGAAGTTCGTCGTGCCAAGAACACGATCCTGTTCATCGACGAATTGCACACGCTCGTCGGTGCCGGTGGTGCCGAAGGGGCGATCGACGCGGCTAACGTGCTGAAGCCAGCACTGGCTCGCGGCGAGATCCAGTGCATCGGAGCGACGACACTGGACGAGTACCGCAAGTACATTGAAAAGGACAGCGCTCTGGCGCGTCGTTTCCAAGAGATCATCGTCGAACCGACGGGCAAAAAGGAAACGATCGAGATCCTCAAGGGACTTCGCGAACGCTACGAAGAGCACCATCGCGTGCAGATCACCGACGATGCGGTCGTCGCCGCTGTCGAGATGAGCGAACGCTACATCACCGCTCGCTGCCTGCCCGACAAGGCGATCGACGTGATCGACGAAGCGGGTGCTCGGGTGCGATTGCGCACGATGACTCGTCCACCAGACTTGAAAGAGATCGACGAAGAAGTCGATGCTCTGAACAAGAGCAAGGAAGACGCCGTCGCCAACCAAGACTTTGAGAAGGCCGCTTCGCTGCGAGACCAAGCTGAAAAGCTTCGCAAGAAGAAGGAACAGATTACCGTCGAATGGCGCGAGAAGAGCCAGCAGACCGATGGTGTGGTCGACGAAGAAGTGATCGCCGAAGTGGTCAGCAAGATGACCGGCATTCCATTGACCCGACTGTCGACCGAAGACAGCCTGCGGTTGATGAAAATGGAAGACGAACTGCACAAGCGAGTCGTCAGCCAAGATGCCGCTGTCAGCGCGATCGCCAAAGCGGTTCGCCGCAGCCGCAGTGGTCTGAAGGATCCGAAACGACCTACCGGTTGCTTCGTGTTCGCCGGACCAACGGGTGTCGGTAAGACGCTGCTTGCCAAATCGCTGGCGGAATTCATGTTCGGCGATTCGGATGCATTGATCCACATCGACATGAGCGAATACATGGAGAAGCACAACGTCAGCCGTCTGATCGGTGCCCCTCCCGGATACGTCGGTTACGAAGAAGGCGGTCAATTGACCGAGAAGATTCGTCGCCGTCCGTACGCCGTCGTTCTGTTGGACGAAATCGAAAAGGCTCACCCCGACGTCTTCAACATGTTGTTGCAGGTGATGGAAGAAGGCCGGTTGACCGATTCGTTCGGCCGCCACGTCGATTTCCGGAACTGCATCTTGATCATGACGACCAATGCGGGTGCCGACGCAATCAAAAACGAATCGGCCTTCGGTTTCCAAAAGCCGGACGACGACGCTTCGTACGACAGTATGAAGAGCCGCGTGATGGATCAGATCGAACGTGTCTTCCGCCCCGAGTTCTTGAACCGGTTGGACGACACGATCATCTTCCGCCACTTGACCGAAGATGACCTCAAGCGAGTTATCGACTTCGAAATGTCGAAGGTTCGCGAACGTCTGCAGGATCGTGGTTTCGACCTGGTCTTGAGCGACGATTCGAAGGAATTCTTGATCAAGATGGGCGCCAACCTCGATTACGGTGCTCGACCACTGCGTCGTGCCCTGGAGCAACGCATCGAAGATCCGTTGAGCGAAGAACTGCTGCAAGGCGCCTTCGAAGGCTCCGACACGATCGTTGTCGACGCCGTCAAAGACGACGAAGGCAAGACGCTGCGGTTGAAGTTCCACGGTGAAAAACGCCGCGAAGACATCGCCCCCGAAGAACCGGTCACCGCTGCCGCAGGCAGCGACGCTGGCAAGGGAGAAGGATCGCAAGAATAG